One region of Ignavibacteriota bacterium genomic DNA includes:
- a CDS encoding HAMP domain-containing protein, producing the protein MAHFLPGGERQLAAATLTAAVCLVLVLGGREIFVSRVSASWPKLSAELDSATVARVQSRSAEYLRETTDVLRELRATPAFAAIDPRNRTTRVAAMTALLAAKLPDGVSIEARDSSGRLLVYRGRALPGPFPAPGVNSVWVAHDGARVLFMASAPLQCGGALIAGRALIAPPPVSDRITRELSLQGYLHDEDISDVSLLFYPDAPLLKDGRYLSAPVEHNGVLIARAAVLRARADVHAQSINASFARVVGFLALAVSFLALVLLIRLTRDMHPAARVAVISVAFWSARALLLALDAAGSLLPDSMLNPAVFASSFGFGIASSLGELTVTLLLFVWNIAAAVVILTRDATRPPMSRAAASGIITGLALAFPFLVRALAASLQSFVADSSLNYDTVAPLFSDPLYVIMTANVFLLAGGCVAAWGLLLGLARRAMLGLHIRLSAQILLVVLLTAAGIALYAGTTQRLLLPLSITAALSFVFLLLSVDAEHVRRLHQRGWFTRSILLLLIATLCSATMLDMFMRERRHSDMEAMGEQLARPVDGWAGALVAQTLFDIGGRAAFASADDRRILEGSALAYSLWATSPLSAQRNNSAIILRDARGGTVSEFSAGIHPRVLRDERLHAALLRARDTSFVIQQSDDPLRRNFSLGITRGGSGWIAAVLVERLDPLALSQQGVEVLRNTAAPSTSVPEDRFVISTFRGGRLSASSDAAFPRGAKLPEVVRHAFSSGSDRIWADFSAPDGARLSLFIAVDDGVICLAPGRGEFLFSVYRWVRSALVHASVLALIFAAAALCCRRIRVPRSLRFSTRLRIAFLAVAAIPVLLVWIFAKGFFAESQRRVAEAQLREGLSALRVTLSPRGSSAATALDTLRDDACIDIAARAGREITVFRGPDLRASSRPELYTAGLLPRRANPEAYRAVFLDGADFYLSTERIGRFSYFVGYVALRDAGGEALGLLASPTLFESDRAEEATIRSSAAILLGSAFIMLLVGIASLALARQISRPLGALTAATRDIAAGNLDKRVSVASSPEISELVSSFNTMTDQLRQSREELAAAERDLAWKEMAKQVAHEIRNPLTPMKLAAQHLQRAQHDGAKNLDEIITKVTHAIIDQIESLSRIADEFSRFARMPRRAIVRLDIAAILAETVDLFRHHESIEWRLALSTPLPAVAGDREEFSRAVTNVLRNAVQAINGAGRIDVEARLEGDALTVLVRDTGIGIPAEALPRIFEPNFSTKTEGMGLGLAIVKKILDDMGGSITIDSEPGHGTTVVILLPVR; encoded by the coding sequence ATGGCGCATTTCCTTCCGGGCGGCGAAAGGCAACTGGCGGCTGCGACGCTCACCGCGGCCGTGTGCCTGGTTCTAGTCCTGGGCGGCAGGGAGATCTTTGTATCGCGCGTATCCGCGTCATGGCCGAAACTGTCGGCCGAATTGGACAGCGCCACGGTGGCACGAGTACAGAGTCGCAGTGCGGAGTATCTGCGCGAAACCACGGACGTGCTGCGCGAACTGCGCGCAACCCCGGCCTTCGCGGCGATCGACCCGCGGAATCGAACAACACGGGTTGCGGCCATGACAGCCCTGCTGGCCGCAAAACTCCCTGACGGTGTGTCGATCGAAGCGCGGGACTCGTCGGGACGCCTGCTCGTGTACCGCGGGCGCGCGCTTCCGGGGCCGTTCCCGGCACCCGGCGTCAACAGCGTCTGGGTCGCGCACGATGGTGCGCGCGTGCTCTTCATGGCCTCGGCTCCGCTGCAGTGCGGAGGTGCGCTGATAGCGGGCCGGGCCTTGATCGCGCCTCCGCCGGTGTCGGATCGGATAACGCGGGAGTTGTCGTTGCAGGGGTATCTGCACGATGAAGACATATCGGATGTTTCACTCCTTTTTTATCCCGACGCCCCGTTGTTGAAGGATGGGCGCTACCTGTCCGCACCCGTTGAACACAACGGTGTTCTCATCGCGCGCGCAGCGGTACTGCGCGCGCGCGCCGACGTGCATGCACAGTCGATCAACGCATCGTTCGCGCGGGTTGTCGGCTTCCTCGCCCTCGCCGTTTCGTTCCTCGCGCTCGTGCTCCTCATACGTCTGACGCGCGACATGCATCCTGCGGCGCGTGTGGCGGTGATCAGCGTCGCATTCTGGAGCGCACGCGCGCTGCTGCTCGCTCTCGACGCCGCGGGATCCCTGTTGCCCGACAGCATGCTGAATCCCGCCGTGTTCGCCTCGTCATTCGGATTTGGAATCGCAAGCTCGTTGGGTGAGCTGACGGTCACTCTCCTCCTCTTTGTGTGGAACATCGCCGCGGCCGTTGTGATACTCACTCGCGACGCGACACGGCCGCCGATGTCGCGTGCAGCGGCATCCGGAATTATCACAGGTCTGGCCCTGGCGTTCCCATTCCTCGTCCGGGCGTTGGCTGCAAGTCTCCAGAGCTTTGTTGCAGATTCGTCGTTGAACTACGACACCGTCGCGCCCCTGTTCTCGGATCCGCTGTATGTGATCATGACCGCGAACGTGTTTTTACTCGCAGGCGGTTGTGTGGCCGCATGGGGTCTGCTGCTCGGTCTTGCACGCCGCGCCATGCTTGGCTTGCACATTCGTTTGTCGGCACAAATCCTGTTGGTGGTGCTGCTCACTGCGGCTGGCATCGCGCTCTACGCAGGAACAACACAGCGGTTGCTGCTCCCGCTGTCAATCACAGCGGCCTTGAGTTTTGTTTTTCTCCTGTTGAGCGTCGACGCGGAACATGTGCGCCGTCTTCATCAACGGGGGTGGTTTACACGATCGATCCTCCTATTGCTCATCGCGACGCTGTGCAGCGCAACAATGCTCGACATGTTCATGCGCGAGCGACGACATAGCGACATGGAGGCGATGGGCGAACAGCTTGCGCGTCCGGTGGATGGTTGGGCCGGTGCGCTCGTCGCGCAGACACTTTTCGACATTGGGGGCCGCGCGGCATTCGCCTCAGCGGACGACCGGCGCATCCTCGAAGGGAGCGCGCTCGCGTACTCACTCTGGGCCACGTCGCCACTCAGCGCACAGCGCAACAACAGCGCCATCATCTTACGCGACGCGCGCGGCGGGACTGTGTCGGAATTCAGCGCGGGCATTCATCCGCGCGTACTGCGCGATGAACGTCTGCACGCGGCGCTTCTGCGCGCGCGCGACACGAGTTTTGTCATACAGCAGAGCGACGATCCTCTGCGGCGCAATTTCTCGCTCGGCATCACACGCGGCGGCTCGGGATGGATCGCGGCGGTGCTGGTTGAACGGCTCGATCCGCTCGCGCTGTCGCAGCAGGGCGTCGAAGTCCTGCGCAACACGGCTGCCCCGTCCACATCCGTCCCTGAAGACAGGTTTGTCATATCCACGTTCCGCGGTGGGCGGCTCTCGGCCTCATCAGACGCAGCTTTCCCGCGCGGAGCAAAACTGCCGGAGGTCGTGCGGCACGCCTTCTCCTCCGGCAGCGACCGGATCTGGGCGGATTTTAGCGCGCCGGACGGGGCGCGGCTCTCGCTCTTCATCGCCGTGGACGACGGCGTCATCTGCCTCGCGCCCGGTCGTGGGGAATTCCTGTTCAGCGTATATCGGTGGGTTCGATCCGCGCTGGTACATGCGAGTGTGCTCGCCCTCATCTTCGCCGCGGCGGCGTTGTGCTGCAGACGGATTCGAGTCCCGCGATCATTACGCTTTTCCACACGACTGCGCATCGCGTTTCTCGCTGTTGCCGCCATCCCCGTCCTCCTCGTATGGATTTTTGCCAAGGGATTTTTCGCGGAAAGCCAGAGGCGTGTCGCCGAGGCACAGCTCCGGGAAGGACTCTCCGCATTGCGCGTCACCCTTTCGCCACGCGGCTCAAGCGCGGCCACTGCTCTTGACACGTTACGCGACGACGCGTGTATTGACATTGCGGCGCGAGCAGGACGCGAGATAACCGTTTTCCGCGGCCCCGATCTGCGCGCATCAAGCCGGCCAGAATTGTACACAGCCGGCCTGTTGCCACGACGGGCGAATCCCGAGGCATACCGCGCGGTCTTTCTCGATGGTGCGGATTTTTATCTCAGCACCGAACGCATCGGCCGTTTCTCGTATTTCGTGGGGTATGTCGCCTTGCGTGACGCGGGCGGTGAAGCGCTCGGTTTGCTGGCCTCGCCCACACTCTTCGAGAGCGATCGGGCCGAGGAGGCGACAATCCGTTCCTCGGCCGCAATACTGCTCGGCAGCGCGTTCATCATGCTGCTGGTCGGCATTGCCAGTCTGGCCCTTGCGCGGCAGATTTCACGGCCATTGGGCGCACTTACAGCCGCCACCCGCGATATCGCCGCGGGTAATCTGGACAAGCGGGTGTCCGTCGCCTCGTCGCCCGAGATCAGTGAGCTTGTATCGTCCTTTAACACGATGACGGACCAACTGCGGCAGAGCCGCGAAGAACTTGCAGCAGCCGAGCGCGATCTCGCCTGGAAGGAGATGGCGAAACAGGTCGCGCACGAAATCCGGAATCCGCTCACGCCGATGAAACTGGCGGCGCAACATCTCCAGAGGGCGCAGCACGACGGTGCAAAAAATCTCGACGAGATCATCACGAAAGTGACTCACGCGATAATCGATCAGATCGAATCGCTCTCCCGTATCGCCGACGAATTCTCGCGCTTCGCGCGCATGCCACGCCGCGCGATCGTGCGGCTCGACATCGCCGCTATCCTCGCGGAGACGGTCGACCTGTTCCGGCATCATGAATCCATCGAGTGGCGGCTCGCGCTTTCTACTCCCCTCCCCGCCGTGGCCGGGGATCGCGAGGAATTTTCCCGCGCCGTGACAAACGTCCTGCGCAATGCCGTCCAAGCGATAAACGGAGCCGGACGCATCGATGTTGAAGCCAGGCTGGAAGGTGACGCGCTGACCGTCCTTGTGCGCGATACCGGCATCGGCATCCCGGCCGAAGCGTTGCCTCGGATTTTCGAACCGAACTTTTCGACAAAGACAGAAGGCATGGGACTGGGCCTCGCGATCGTAAAAAAAATACTCGACGACATGGGCGGCAGCATTACGATCGACAGCGAACCGGGACACGGCACCACGGTCGTCATTCTACTGCCTGTACGCTGA
- the maf gene encoding septum formation inhibitor Maf: protein MQPSGLILASQSPRRKELLRQIGLKFHIIPSSTDETIVDDVPPADHVRILAERKARDVAFHLPSGIVLGADTIVVIDGEILQKPVSKDDAVRMLQRLSGQRHEVYTGYSLLEIPTWRRATEFVKTEVWFRKLSTEEILAYVNSGSPMDKAGGYGIQDDFGAVFVERINGDYYNVVGLPLSHFYCTFMKFIKNGSPQGEEEI from the coding sequence ATGCAACCATCAGGCCTCATACTCGCGTCCCAATCGCCCCGCCGAAAGGAACTGCTACGCCAGATCGGACTGAAATTCCATATCATTCCGAGTTCCACCGACGAGACCATCGTTGACGACGTGCCGCCGGCGGACCATGTCCGGATCCTCGCCGAGCGCAAAGCGCGTGACGTGGCCTTCCATCTTCCATCCGGCATTGTGCTCGGGGCCGACACGATTGTAGTGATCGACGGTGAAATCCTGCAAAAGCCGGTGAGCAAGGATGATGCCGTGCGCATGCTGCAACGGCTCAGCGGCCAGCGCCATGAAGTGTACACCGGGTATTCTCTGCTCGAAATTCCCACCTGGCGCCGTGCCACCGAATTCGTAAAAACAGAAGTCTGGTTCCGGAAACTCTCCACCGAAGAAATCCTCGCATACGTGAACAGCGGAAGCCCGATGGACAAGGCCGGCGGATATGGGATACAGGACGATTTCGGCGCGGTGTTCGTGGAGCGCATCAACGGTGATTATTACAACGTCGTCGGGCTCCCACTCTCGCATTTCTATTGCACCTTCATGAAATTCATCAAGAACGGGAGTCCGCAGGGTGAGGAAGAAATTTAA
- a CDS encoding flippase-like domain-containing protein codes for MRKKFKQRLLLSLAFGALVFFGFTVFADAEKLASAFGRFSLTVVPLLLLCTSANYTFRYLKWDYYTRLLGVRPALGENIIIFFAAFVMAVTPGKLGEVLKSYLLKEVNNTPIAISAPIILAERLTDFIGLMVIIIAGASVFGYARGVVAAFAVFFAGVTVLLSWRKGSLGIIAALERVKRLRTLTAHARTAYESMYALVRPRALVVAVLLSVVAWAFECFGYWLVLHEFQAPPTVLKAAFIYAFSTIVGAVTMLPGGLGTTEGSLTGLTMLAGASKDVAVASTFIIRVATLWFAVLIGIVVTFGFQHRLRVRITDLELDAVKER; via the coding sequence GTGAGGAAGAAATTTAAGCAGCGGCTGCTGCTGTCCCTCGCCTTCGGCGCACTCGTCTTCTTCGGGTTTACGGTTTTCGCCGACGCGGAAAAACTCGCGTCCGCGTTCGGCCGCTTCTCCCTCACGGTCGTCCCGCTGCTACTTCTCTGCACAAGCGCGAACTACACGTTCCGATACCTCAAATGGGATTACTACACGCGCCTCCTTGGGGTGCGTCCGGCACTCGGCGAAAATATCATCATTTTTTTTGCGGCCTTTGTGATGGCGGTGACACCCGGTAAACTCGGCGAGGTGTTAAAGTCGTATCTGCTCAAGGAAGTGAACAACACGCCTATCGCGATCTCGGCACCGATCATACTCGCGGAGCGGTTGACGGATTTTATCGGCCTGATGGTCATCATCATCGCGGGGGCTTCGGTGTTCGGATACGCCCGTGGTGTGGTGGCGGCGTTTGCGGTGTTTTTTGCCGGCGTTACTGTGCTGTTGAGCTGGCGGAAGGGTTCCCTGGGTATCATAGCCGCACTTGAACGCGTGAAGCGGCTTCGCACACTTACCGCTCACGCGCGCACGGCATACGAAAGCATGTACGCCCTTGTGCGTCCTCGTGCTCTTGTTGTTGCAGTGCTGCTCAGCGTCGTTGCCTGGGCGTTCGAGTGTTTCGGTTACTGGCTTGTTCTTCACGAATTCCAGGCGCCGCCCACGGTCCTGAAAGCGGCCTTCATCTACGCGTTCTCGACCATAGTCGGCGCGGTGACGATGCTGCCCGGCGGACTCGGAACAACCGAGGGCAGTCTGACCGGCCTCACCATGCTTGCGGGCGCATCGAAGGACGTTGCCGTTGCGTCCACCTTCATAATCCGGGTCGCCACGCTGTGGTTCGCGGTTCTTATAGGCATTGTCGTCACCTTCGGTTTTCAGCACCGCCTGCGCGTGCGTATCACCGATTTAGAACTCGACGCCGTCAAGGAGCGCTGA
- a CDS encoding M14 family metallopeptidase translates to MRWYFALAACIIAAAFTESPAQGLDWRTDFEKSGGKSSPDFAATMSYARRLEKASPWIRVTDFGTTPQGRRLPLIIVSKDRVFTPDRARASGKPVVLVQSGIHAGEIDGKDASLMLLREIAVTKSLAHLADGVTLLIMPIFNLDGHERRSPTNRINQNGPDIQGWRTTAQNLNLNRDYIKADAPEMRAWLRCYNVWQPELLIDCHVTDGIDFQYNLTYSMELFENCPPSVVAWQKGLREAFVRGMAALGDPVCPYVFPREDLDLSKGLLNYAAPPRFSTGYAAVRNRAAVLVETHMLKPYATRVTSTYRLLVEILGHIHADPSALRRAIDEADRETIRLFSSPRDSAWFPVDFQQTEFTRPIDFLGYQSAIRTSDISGGTYVQWDRNAPMKVTVPFFDEVTPTRRVRTPRAYMIPQEWSDVIVVLQAHGLHMTRLSREQRLPVAGTVFSKPKWREQPYEGRHTVRATSSTRLDTVTYPAGTWIVRLDQPGARVAVHLLEPDAPDSFLGWGFFNTIFEQKEYFESYVMEGVARDMLAADSALRTEFSAKVASDSLFAKNPRARLNFFYERSPWYDSKLNVYPVGRVFDPSALKAIEDPVRRR, encoded by the coding sequence ATGCGATGGTACTTCGCGCTGGCGGCCTGCATCATTGCTGCAGCATTCACCGAATCGCCCGCACAGGGGTTGGACTGGCGCACCGATTTCGAGAAATCGGGCGGCAAGTCCTCGCCCGACTTTGCCGCGACGATGTCATACGCCCGGCGGCTTGAGAAGGCATCGCCCTGGATACGCGTGACGGACTTCGGCACAACTCCGCAGGGACGCCGCCTGCCTCTGATCATCGTGTCGAAAGACCGTGTTTTTACTCCCGATCGCGCGCGTGCATCGGGCAAGCCCGTGGTGCTCGTGCAAAGCGGCATACATGCAGGGGAAATCGACGGGAAAGATGCGAGTCTCATGCTGTTGCGCGAGATTGCCGTCACTAAATCACTTGCCCATCTCGCCGACGGCGTCACTCTTCTCATCATGCCCATCTTCAATCTGGACGGGCACGAGCGGCGCAGTCCGACAAACCGTATCAACCAGAATGGTCCCGATATTCAGGGCTGGCGCACAACGGCGCAAAACCTGAATCTGAATCGCGACTATATAAAAGCCGACGCGCCCGAGATGCGCGCCTGGCTCCGTTGCTACAACGTTTGGCAACCGGAATTGCTGATCGACTGCCACGTGACCGACGGCATCGACTTCCAGTACAATCTGACATATTCGATGGAGCTGTTCGAGAACTGCCCTCCTTCAGTAGTTGCATGGCAGAAGGGATTACGGGAGGCCTTTGTGCGCGGCATGGCTGCGCTCGGTGATCCGGTATGTCCGTATGTATTCCCGCGTGAGGACCTCGACCTCTCGAAGGGCCTGCTGAATTATGCGGCGCCTCCCCGCTTCAGCACGGGCTACGCGGCGGTGCGCAACCGCGCGGCGGTGCTTGTGGAAACACACATGCTCAAGCCGTACGCGACACGCGTGACGTCCACCTACCGCCTGCTCGTTGAAATACTCGGGCACATCCATGCCGATCCATCGGCGTTGCGGCGCGCAATCGACGAGGCCGACCGCGAAACGATACGGCTGTTCTCCTCGCCACGCGACAGCGCCTGGTTTCCCGTTGATTTCCAGCAGACGGAATTCACGCGTCCGATCGACTTTCTCGGCTATCAGAGCGCCATCCGGACAAGCGACATCAGCGGTGGTACGTACGTGCAGTGGGACAGAAACGCACCGATGAAGGTCACTGTGCCCTTCTTCGACGAGGTCACACCCACAAGGCGTGTGCGTACACCGCGGGCGTATATGATCCCGCAGGAATGGTCCGATGTGATCGTCGTGCTCCAAGCGCACGGCCTGCACATGACGCGGCTGTCGCGCGAACAGCGGCTTCCTGTTGCTGGCACTGTATTCTCCAAACCAAAGTGGCGGGAACAGCCATACGAAGGTCGGCACACAGTGAGGGCAACGTCCTCGACGCGTCTCGACACTGTGACCTACCCCGCGGGAACGTGGATCGTGCGCCTCGATCAGCCTGGAGCCCGCGTCGCCGTGCACCTGCTCGAACCCGACGCGCCGGACTCCTTCCTCGGTTGGGGATTTTTCAACACCATCTTCGAGCAGAAGGAGTATTTCGAGAGTTACGTGATGGAGGGCGTTGCCCGCGACATGCTCGCAGCGGACTCGGCACTGCGAACAGAATTCTCGGCGAAGGTCGCGTCGGACAGTCTGTTCGCGAAAAATCCGCGTGCTCGGTTGAATTTTTTCTACGAACGTTCGCCGTGGTATGATTCAAAGTTGAACGTGTATCCGGTCGGTAGAGTGTTCGATCCGAGCGCGCTCAAGGCGATTGAAGACCCCGTTCGGCGGCGCTGA
- a CDS encoding T9SS type A sorting domain-containing protein, translated as MTAQPELRVLQTHVVWPRVEIAFEKYCAGVLDTSMTKGPVTAHEFGLAVDSLHVSAPGDSCPNGIAVALVLDGNRMQGAARFENVREGSMRFLEGLDGICDRASVNQYDQSTRRNMSAITSVDSLRGVLSSLNLGGGSGARMDALYTAIMDLSQYSEARARAILVTASSTDVGSTHKQQEIITLARQHRVRIFAIGSGGGAPVTELSALSTQSGGQLYAAYDRDQFLSVFANAFTALRRYAACTVLTYSGICADGLVREVVLRADSMCGGTAIEHAWYSPSLDGNDLQTAELRLSEAAPSAGGRSVLRVSLPSLSKRTVLHPAEFRVEFDTSLARLDSISIPPDSPLASVALWHRPNDQGSIVSIIGSTYLSAFSTPSTFVDIHFTSASCVDSSRSLQVKISRWVFERGCLQIRDAAADIQLTRPDPVPVSDMRDSITLAWDAAGGTYSPNPCILRYRMKNIGAVPARLASFRFEYDSTSFLHADSDSVWNDSRVISAGGSVYIERRFHARASAPSGTYGIRLVLVFEHDDTVYCDAVVRLMQQGPLVEVHGTSVRGGRVELRYRAYCDGMQQTAEGAAHVSVNGRQAVVSSITCQGESTDCILLYEDPCPDGGTDTVDLRIDSLCASSAKVVFVTTGADVPWRIQVDGDRHICPGETAQLDMGDEPIEYIWDTGERTRRLTVHTEGSYGGWVRFADGCRLRTEPVRITASQRPRLTPGGVIVLCPNGVETVGTGAQNASYVWSTGETSQVIDVQNSGMYHVRVIDSHGCEMESDTLRVIANEPIVPRIHPDGPIHLQPGASQTLVVDPGYAVYTWNTGSPSDHITVTKPGIYYADVTPWGGGCSARTQYVQVDMTTTIENTESPAHTLVLFPDPVASSLTLRLPGSTGTTSAYHIIDALGREVKAGVVYKTASIDVRSWPRGVYTAVVRSGRTILTRQFIVVY; from the coding sequence GTGACCGCACAGCCCGAGTTGCGAGTTCTGCAGACACACGTCGTCTGGCCGCGAGTCGAGATTGCATTCGAAAAATATTGCGCCGGTGTGCTCGACACATCCATGACGAAGGGGCCTGTCACCGCGCACGAATTCGGGCTCGCCGTCGATTCGTTGCATGTTTCCGCTCCGGGTGATTCCTGCCCGAACGGGATCGCGGTGGCGCTGGTGCTCGATGGGAATCGTATGCAGGGAGCAGCCCGCTTCGAGAACGTTCGCGAAGGGAGTATGCGGTTTCTCGAAGGACTCGACGGTATCTGCGATCGTGCCTCGGTGAACCAGTATGATCAAAGCACACGCAGGAATATGTCTGCGATCACCTCGGTTGATTCGCTTCGCGGCGTGCTGTCTTCGCTGAATCTCGGAGGTGGATCCGGTGCCCGCATGGACGCGTTGTACACGGCCATCATGGATTTGTCGCAATATTCAGAAGCGCGCGCTCGCGCAATCCTTGTAACCGCGTCTTCGACGGATGTCGGAAGCACACACAAACAGCAGGAAATCATAACACTCGCGCGGCAGCACCGTGTGCGTATTTTTGCGATCGGATCCGGGGGCGGAGCGCCTGTGACAGAATTGAGCGCCCTCTCCACACAGAGCGGCGGACAGCTCTACGCCGCCTACGACAGGGACCAATTTCTCAGTGTTTTCGCGAATGCTTTCACAGCGTTGCGTCGGTATGCTGCGTGCACCGTCCTCACATACTCGGGCATTTGCGCCGATGGCCTCGTACGGGAGGTTGTATTACGCGCCGACAGCATGTGCGGCGGAACTGCGATCGAGCATGCCTGGTATAGCCCGTCTCTCGATGGGAACGATCTACAGACCGCCGAACTGAGGCTTTCGGAGGCAGCACCTTCAGCGGGCGGGCGCAGTGTGTTACGTGTTTCTCTCCCATCGTTGTCCAAACGCACAGTACTGCATCCCGCCGAGTTCCGCGTCGAGTTCGACACGAGTCTGGCACGACTCGACAGCATCAGCATTCCTCCGGATTCGCCGCTGGCATCGGTCGCGCTGTGGCATCGGCCGAATGATCAAGGGAGCATCGTCAGTATCATCGGGAGCACGTATCTGTCGGCCTTTTCGACTCCGTCAACGTTCGTCGACATCCATTTCACCAGCGCATCCTGTGTCGATTCGAGCCGATCTCTTCAGGTGAAAATCTCCCGCTGGGTTTTCGAGCGGGGGTGTCTGCAGATTCGGGATGCAGCCGCGGATATACAATTGACGCGACCTGATCCGGTTCCCGTCTCGGATATGCGGGATTCGATCACGCTGGCATGGGATGCCGCCGGAGGCACGTACTCGCCCAATCCGTGCATCCTCCGCTACAGGATGAAGAACATCGGTGCTGTTCCCGCCCGCCTCGCATCCTTCCGCTTCGAATACGACAGCACTTCGTTTTTACACGCGGATAGTGATTCGGTCTGGAATGATAGCCGGGTGATCAGTGCGGGCGGATCCGTCTACATCGAACGAAGGTTCCATGCGCGGGCATCCGCACCGTCCGGCACCTACGGTATCCGGCTGGTGCTGGTTTTCGAGCACGATGACACGGTGTACTGCGATGCTGTGGTGCGGCTCATGCAACAAGGTCCTCTTGTGGAAGTTCATGGCACGTCGGTACGCGGGGGCCGTGTCGAACTCCGTTATCGCGCCTACTGCGACGGGATGCAGCAGACAGCCGAGGGAGCAGCGCACGTGTCCGTCAACGGCAGGCAGGCCGTGGTATCGTCAATTACATGCCAGGGTGAATCCACGGATTGTATACTTTTGTACGAGGATCCCTGTCCGGACGGCGGCACCGATACTGTCGATTTGCGTATCGATTCACTATGCGCGTCCTCCGCGAAAGTCGTGTTCGTAACCACCGGCGCAGACGTACCCTGGCGGATACAGGTGGATGGCGACCGTCACATCTGTCCGGGTGAAACGGCACAGCTCGACATGGGAGACGAGCCCATTGAGTACATCTGGGATACAGGCGAGCGGACACGTCGGCTGACCGTTCACACGGAAGGGTCGTACGGAGGATGGGTACGTTTCGCCGATGGCTGTCGCCTGAGAACCGAGCCGGTGCGGATAACCGCCTCGCAGAGACCGCGACTCACTCCTGGCGGAGTTATCGTACTATGCCCGAACGGCGTGGAGACCGTGGGAACCGGGGCACAAAACGCGAGCTATGTCTGGTCCACAGGCGAGACGTCGCAGGTCATCGATGTACAGAACAGCGGCATGTATCACGTGCGTGTCATCGACTCACACGGCTGCGAGATGGAGTCCGACACGCTGCGTGTCATCGCGAACGAGCCCATCGTACCACGCATTCATCCGGATGGCCCGATCCACCTGCAACCGGGCGCAAGTCAGACACTCGTCGTCGATCCGGGTTATGCAGTATATACGTGGAATACGGGCTCCCCCTCGGATCACATCACCGTGACAAAACCGGGCATCTACTATGCCGATGTCACACCGTGGGGCGGCGGATGCAGCGCGCGCACGCAGTATGTGCAGGTCGACATGACAACAACTATCGAGAACACGGAATCGCCCGCCCACACGCTCGTGCTGTTCCCCGATCCTGTTGCGTCGAGCCTGACCCTGCGGCTCCCCGGCAGTACAGGGACAACGTCCGCGTATCACATCATTGATGCGCTCGGGCGCGAGGTAAAAGCCGGAGTTGTATACAAAACAGCCAGCATCGACGTGCGCTCGTGGCCGCGTGGCGTGTACACGGCGGTAGTGCGCAGTGGACGTACGATTCTGACACGGCAATTCATTGTCGTGTATTAG